In Candidatus Woesearchaeota archaeon, a single window of DNA contains:
- a CDS encoding TIM barrel protein: MNVKLGPGGTAGLGNIEGIKHAKDHGLTALEVEFTYGVNMTNETAKQTGALAKQLNIDLSVHAPYYINLVSEEKKKIEASKKRILNSCERAHYLGAKYVVFHAAFYGKHPKEETFVLVKKEIEELQKTIKQNKWNVALAPELTGKHSAFGDPDELIKLSKETGCAFCIDFAHWKARNNGDPRYDELFRKLKGIKHIHSHFSGINYTLKGERSHKLTEEKDIKELLSYIKKYNIDITIINESPDPFGDSIKTKRILGRI; the protein is encoded by the coding sequence CACGCAAAAGATCATGGGCTGACAGCATTAGAAGTTGAATTCACATACGGCGTCAACATGACGAATGAGACTGCAAAACAGACTGGCGCTCTTGCAAAGCAGCTTAACATTGATTTAAGCGTCCATGCCCCTTATTATATCAATCTCGTTTCTGAGGAAAAAAAGAAAATCGAAGCCTCAAAGAAAAGAATATTGAATAGCTGTGAGCGCGCTCATTATCTTGGTGCAAAATACGTTGTCTTTCATGCCGCATTCTATGGAAAACATCCAAAAGAAGAAACTTTTGTTTTAGTAAAAAAAGAAATAGAAGAATTGCAGAAAACAATAAAACAAAATAAATGGAACGTAGCTTTAGCGCCTGAACTGACAGGCAAGCACTCCGCATTTGGCGATCCGGATGAATTAATAAAATTATCAAAAGAAACAGGCTGCGCATTCTGCATTGATTTCGCGCATTGGAAAGCAAGGAACAACGGAGATCCAAGATACGATGAACTGTTCAGGAAATTGAAAGGCATTAAGCACATTCATTCCCACTTCTCAGGCATCAACTACACGCTAAAAGGCGAAAGGAGCCACAAACTTACCGAAGAAAAAGACATAAAAGAGCTTCTGAGCTATATCAAAAAATACAATATAGATATAACTATTATAAATGAAAGCCCGGATCCATTCGGGGATTCTATTAAAACGAAGAGGATTTTAGGCAGGATTTAA